Within the Rosa rugosa chromosome 2, drRosRugo1.1, whole genome shotgun sequence genome, the region TATAGCTACttcatccattgtcaattggttttggttgTAAAcctcatattactttatcatggtatcaaagtGGATTACCCACGTGTTTGGTTTCAGCGATGGCTACATGTGCTTaccgtcacccaatataacttgtccacgtgtatggcttgagaaATCGCCACACTTGCGGGGGcatgttgagaatgtgtataaatataactcccacattggaaaaatataactttgcttatgagtttataagggttcgggccacttcatccattgtcaattggttttgaatATGAACCCCAAACTACTTTATCACAACTATCCATAAATTCCGGCCATTCATCGAATCAAACTTCAATGGTTAAGAAACAGTACCGTATACATCAAATCAACTTCAATGGTTAAGAAACAGTACCGTATACAGCTACCACCAAAATGAAAAACCTTCATTAAGAAAACCATTAGTTGGTGGGTGCTAGAATACTCTTCTAAACTTCCAAAATGAATGAATACCCTTACTCTTGAAGCGTTGAATGTCATTAGGATGAACTTAGGGCAAGTTCACCGGGCCTCCTTTtgcccgggcaccacgtcaTATCATGACCCAGGTCAGGAAAAAATCCAAAATGTTGCTTCCACCGGGCTTGGGGCAAGGCAATAGTAATTGACCCAGGACAAGAGCTCGGGCAACATGGTGACTGAGCCCATGACCCAGGCCTCCACGTGGCACAAATAGAAGAGAGGGGGACAGACGCGCCTGCAGATGGGTTGAGCCCCAGTTTCTTGTCCTGTAGCGGAAATGAGGCAGCTCGCGCGTGGAAGGCCAGAAACTGTTGGCTAGTGGCAGTGGATATGTGACGTGGCAACGAGCCATTGGGTGCTTTGAAAATTTAAATGCAACGGTCCACATATCTGGACCATTGGTTCTAATTATATGAAGGATCTGATGGTTTGTAATTAAGGACATATACACCATTTGGcgcagtgaaaaaaaaaattattacacTATAACAATGTAACaggtaaggaaaaaaaaattatcatactATAACAATGTAACAAGtattttaaataattgtatGTGATAAAAGTGTGggtggacatataatttgtccactcataaaattttatttggttgtattTCTAAAATGTTcatcaatactatttatttacataatacatttctcatttacactaaaaaaattaataaaatattcgatgaacagtaactgactggtgaccatgacccaacgggtggaagcaaagatccagtggcagtgattagtttcctgccctggtgaccgtgacctggtgacccaacgggtgaacttgctcttacagCCTCTTGCTGACCAAGACCAATCCAGCTACCCAAAAGAAGATACTTTCAAGAGAGCTAGCAGCAGCAACATCAACACCGGTGTCGAGAACAATTTCTAAAGAAGTAGACCCCATCGGTTGCGGGTCAATTTTTACCGCACAACCGATTTTGCTACCACGAAACATGAGCACTCGCTAGTCTGCGCTAGAAATCTAGAATAGCTCCTTATTCCAAGCACGTCAAATTTGACAACACCCATTAATTTGCAAGCAAATTCGGATTGAACAATATGAAAGTAGCATGTCATAATACGTTACTTAAAAGAATCGCGTTTTCAGCCTGCAATTGCATCCCGGACAACTGATTCATCGGAGAAGTTCCCACTTATTACAAGGCCACGTAGTCACTTGATCAGGAGAAATTGCAGTAGCATCCATGTGACGAAGAAAACAAATCCTTACAGGGTTCAATTTGAACCCACTCTTAACTACACTTCTACCAACAAACATAACAATTTTGAACAAAATCTAACATCTAGCAGTTGAACTGCATCCTTCATCGTTTTCATTAGGAAAACGATGTCTGGGCGATGCtctctcccaaaaaaaaaaaaagacaaaaaactaAGAGCACTGATCGTCTGATGTTGCCCCAAAATAGCCAAAAGAGCATTAATTGAAGCAGTTATTTAGATTCCAAAGCAAAAAGGACTACATACATCATCAAAAACATGAAGGCtgattttcattttgaacaCTCCAAGGCCACCAAGGCCATGTATATACACTATGGTGCACAAGTAAATAATAAGGAAGCGGTAACTTGCTAAATAGGAACATCAGTCCTCTTGATGGCTGCAGCTTTGGTTATATCCCTGATCAAACCATCAAGGTTCTTATCAGATGAACCACCTTCCGCAATCGCTTGGTGACACAAATCCCCGAGTTCTTTCGCTTTCTTCCTCATTTCCTTTCCATCGCCGCTTTCAAGGTCCATAAATCTCTGGACCAGCTCCGCAACTTTGTCCCTTGTCAACAAACTCTCATCGCCTTGTACCTCTCTAACCCTCTTTCCAATCCTCCAGTCTTCAACAATTTGCCTACTGTTGGGCACTTGATCCAAGAACAGAGGGAAAGTAAGCATTGGAACACCACCAAAAACAGCTTCAAGAGTTGAGTTCCACCCACAATGAGTCCAAAACCCCCCAACAGAAGAATGAGACAAAACCTTCAATTGCTCACACCATGGCACCACCAACCCCATATCACCACAGCTCTCTTTCAACCTAGAACTCTCTCCCCTCGCAACCCAAATGAACCGAATCCCACTATCTCGCAACCCGGCAGCAATGTCATCCATTTGGGCACTCGAAACCGAAAGAAAACTCCCCAGTGAAATGTACAAGACAGAGCCTTTTGGTTGGGAATCTAGCCATTTTAGATAGTCAAGGCCATTGTCACTACTTGAATCATATTCTAGCTCTAAATAAGGTATGGCAGGACCAATTGGGTACACAGGGAAAGCTAATTCAGCTTGCAAAGAGTTAAAGATTTTGGGTTCAAGCTCAAACACTGAAGTGAATAGAAGGTACTGTGCTTTTGGAACCATTTTAATGCATTCCAGAGCAAGCTTCATTACCTTTGGATCATTTGCTTCAAACACTTCTCCAAGCTCTTCTATTTGATCCAATTCCTGGTCTCCATAATCTATaacacaaaaccaaacaaacccaATTCCCATATCAATCTCAGTTTGGGTTTCACAAAATTTGTAGACAGACACAGTAATCATGTATATGCAAACTTACCTGAAAAATTAAAACGGTGAAGCATTGAAAGAAATTTGGCAGACATAGTCCAAAACAGAGCCACCGGAATATTCCTTTTGATACCAACCCCAACTCCCCAGAGTACTTCTACATCGGCTATGATGGTGGTCACCGGCGGCTCGAGCCGGTCAAGGAGTTGGTCAAAGGGGTCTTCCATTTTAGTCATGACGGCTTCATAAAAGGCGGGAAAGTCGGCGGCTTTGAGGCGCTCGGCGGGGATGACGTTTGGGATTGTCGCGAAGCGGATGTTGTCGGGTTTCGGGTCGGAGCCGATGAACCCGAGCCACTCTTCGGTGACGACGAAGGTGATGAGGAGTTGGGGGTTTTTGGAAGAGAGTAACTTGCAGAGGTTCATCATCGGGTTGATGTGGCCTCGGCCCGGAAAAGGCATCGCCGCCACGTGGCGGGAAAAGGTTGGGTCAACCATGTCGGAGCTCTCCTCCCTGGACATATCTCAagttttttttgttgagaaatGACTACGTGCTTCCAGAGAAGAGTTGAAGGAGAGTGGTAGACAAGTATGCCATTTCACATGAACGCTCAAATGGAGCAACACTTTTGCTAAACTTTGTGCATATCCGGcttttatgtataaataaacaaatatatCTAAATTCGTTCAAGGTGCGGACCAGTTGTTATACATTTCAGTTTTAGTTGTATAATAATTTTATGCATTAGTTTTTTACTGATTAGTCTTCTATCGTTTGTCATTCTTCTCAATTGTTGAATCATGTATTTTGTTGAGCCACTTCGTAATTAATATCAATGCATTCACGATTCTTTAGTCATTATTTGTTGATTCTATCTTTTTTTAACTGTTTGCAGTTATATCTTATTTTCAACAGATATATTATAAGAACCAAATATGGTTGCAAGTTAGAATTTAGGTCTATCCCAAAATTGGTCTTCACTGACAAGACTGGCCGACTTGTTGTTTCTCAGGCTAAGAAGAAGAAACGTGGTAGAACTATGAGAGCAAAAAATAAGAACAATGGTGAGAGAGTGATAgaagcataaaatgcgacgatCATATTGTTCAATTCAATACATTTTGCTTAGCCATTTCTTTAAAAAGTCTAttttaactttgttattttcttaggtactttGTGAAAGAATTTGAGAGAAACCGGAACTTTAATGGAGAAATAAAGGTAGGAAAACATAAAGTATAGATACGAAGGACGATGCTTGATCATTCCTTTGGTCATAAATCACATGAGAAGCTCATATAtggtgcaaaacagttgctacAAAGCTGAAAATTGGAAGTTCCAAATTAGCTTCTCGGATTGAGTTTTGGAGGGCTTTTCTTGCAATCTTTCTAAGGGACTCTTGTAGTAAAGGCTAGCAATCCTTGGAGAAAAAATGTTATAGTATAATCAGAGCTCAAGAGTTGTTCAGAAACATCAAAGACGTAGCCAGAAATTGAATTGAAAGTAGGCTTCCTGAGAATGCAGAATCCCTCAGCTTTATGGATTGCATTTTCAAGGAATTTTCCTGTGGACTTAATGGAGGTTTTTCACAAAGGTGCTTGATCATTCTAGAAGACATGATGTTATAGAGCACTAAGGAATCGAGAACCATCCAAAAAAGTGGTGGTAACAAGTCAATCCtagtccaagaaggaagcttgaAGAGAAGAAACAAATCTTATTCTAACTAGAGGAAGTTCGGCCGTGAGTTAATTTCTAGGGCTGCTATGCCTTGCGAATTTGGAAGGTTCAAGACACTATAAATGTCAAGGAAAGATCTTAGAAGAATCCTACAAGATTACGGCTTGATTACGATGACTTGgaattaatttatttaattccaattttgaGCACCAATCAAAGGAAACACCAAGCAACTAGGGAAGTAAATTGCAAGCAGATTTGAAGAAGGAAAAGGCATGGCATCTTCTACAAAATAGAGGCCTCAAAAACACAATTCAAGCACCACACCTTTCActttctcttctatctctctttcttgttCATCTGCCaccattttttcttctttccttttctctattaatattattatgctaaaaaaaagggaaaatgatcatttacccaatttttgggtcctttaaccccatttacccaaacagtCTAAGAGATTCCCCACTTAATcaacagttttcatttttaaacCCCAATTACCCAATGTTTTCAGCACGTGCCTGTTTTATCCAAATTTGCTGACCCTTTTGCCCCTCTATAACTGAAACGCTTTCAAATTGTAACAGAAACGTGATTTAGGGAGCGAAGCTCTccgattttagagagagagagaatcggccgggattgtagagagagaagctccctGGTTTTGTATAGTGGAGCTGTatcattttagagagagagagagaggagctgtgCGATTTCAAATTCTGGAGAGAGAAGCTACCTGGTTCCGGTGTGCGAAGCTCTCCGGCGATTTCAGTGTGGGAAGCTCTCCGGCGATTTGTATTTAGAGCTGGTGGTAGAAGATTTGCGAAGCCTAGAGAGAGAATATCTGCTGCTATTTTCACATGGAGCGAGGTCGAGATGCTCTGTGTGTTCCTCCACtgcagtttgtttttttttctttagctcTATCTAATCTGTTTGAGTTTTAGCTCGATTTAATCTGTTTAATGAACAGATCTTCTTGTGTACGAATTGTTGTGTTATTTTCGAACTGATTTTTCTGAATCAGATATTcgtgttatgtttgttttggttttgaattgttgTTGCAGTTTTGTTATGAATTTCCAGGTGTTTTTGAGTGTATTGTGTTAGTTTTGATTTTCAGTATTAATTTCGTGTTTTTATTGGTGAATTCATGCTTGGATGAGGGTTTGAGCTGTTTCCTTGGTGATCTGGTAGCTCTGATTAAATTTTTGGGAGGCAGTAATAtttctactgggggccaataatgtgtgtTCAATGATATTTTAGTATCTATAATTGTTGCTTGCTGATCTTTTATTTGAATTCATTTCAATTGATTACATTTTCGAAATTGTTTTTGCTGTTTTGACTATATTATTGGGGACCAGTAGTCTGTGTATTGGGGGGTAGTAATGTTTTTATGTGACATTAACTCGCTGTAATTGTTGTCTAGGTATCCTTTTCATTATTTTAAAAGTATTTTGGTACTAAAGTATTTTTCGTTTTGGTAGTTTTGATTAAATCATTGGGGGCACATCTCAATTTAATGGGGGGCAGTGATATGTGATGTAGGTTTAATAATAGATTCGTTCGGTTGTGTTTTCTTCGCAGGTCTATGGCTGATCCTCTGGTTGCTAGGTGCCTTTACTCTGGCAAAGGTTATATGATTCCTTTGAATCAATGCATGAGCTACTCTGAGTTGTATGAAGACATTTTCCGTACATTCCAGTTTTTGCCAAGTGATATTATTGAGCTTCAGTATTCAGTTCCAGGTTGTgaagtttgttttcttcatAACGATCGTGATTTCCAGATGCTGTTTTGCTCTGCTAGAATACATAGGTTAGAGTGTGTCGATATTTCAGTTTTAAAGATTGGGGGAGGTTGTATGAGAACTTGTTCTGTGGATAGTGGGTCGGAAGTGATTGATGAAGATGATTATTTGGGTGATGCATTCAGGACTGAAGTTCACAAGACCTATTTGTCTGATGAGTGGAGTTCTTATATTCATCATGTCGGGGATAAGTTTCATGGTGCTGCTGAGCTCCGTGAGAAACTCAGGAAGTATGCAATTGCAGTTGGTTTCGAGTTTGTTTTGCTGAGAAATGATTTGGACCGTATTCATGCAGTCTGTGCAAATGTTGGAACCGAAGGATGTGATTGGCATCTTCGTGCTTTTTCATCATCTGCCAATGGTTGCCTTTACATAACAGAGTTGAATAATATTCACACTTGCAAGGGTGTAGTTAGGACTCAAAAGCACAAGCTTttgggatccaaggttgtcaagaCTTGCATTGCTGCTGATGTTAGCTATAATCTTTCATTGACGCCAAGGGAGATTATGAGCAAGTTCAAATCAACTTATGGGTTTGATATTTCCTACAAGGTTGCCTTGAAAGCAAAGCATCGGGCTAAGGAAGCGATTTATGGTTCCGATGCAGACACGTTTAGCAAGTTATCTTGGTATAAGGAAGCTGTTTTGCAGAGTAATCCCGGCTcttcttttgtgttggaagttgAACCATCGACAAATCGTTTTCAGAGGCTTTTCGTAGCTTACGGAGGTTGTGTGGAAGGCTTTCAATTCTGTTTGCCTGTGTTGTATGTTGATGGAACGTTTGGTAAGAGCATTTACAAGGGGCAGATTCTGTCTGCAACTGGAAGGAATTGGAATCAAGGTAACTGTattgtttattgcccccccccccccatacattcattattggcccccagtaatTTTGGCTTTTGTTATAGTTTCATCTGTGTGCTTAATATTTCTTGTTCTAGTTTCTTTCATTGTGATAGATATCATTTTTACATTGCTGTGCGACGCTGTGATAGGTTCCTGCCGTGCAATAAcaacattattggcccccagtagactgatTTTCCTGTGATCTGGTTTATGCAGGTTTCTACCCTCTAGCCATATGTTTTTGTGATTCTGAGACAGATGCAAATTGGACATTCTTTTTCAAGCATTTGAAGAGTCTTCTTGAACCTCAAGGAAGAGTTATCACATTTATTAGTGATCGGGGTGTTGGATTGTTGAGTGCTTTCGATAAGGTATTTGCTGGTAATCCTCATCTGTTTTGTTACAAGCACTTGGTGGCGAACCTTGCCGGTAAATATAGGGGTAAAGGTAATTCAAAGTTGATTGAAGATGTTAAGCAGAAGTTTTTTAAGGTTGCATATTCCTCTACTGAGAAGGAATACCGTTTCAATTTGCGATTTCTTAGAGCAGTTGGTGGTGCCGATATTATTGACCCTTTTCTTGCTGAATTGCCTGTGGAAAATTGGTGCCGTGCATTTTATACTAGTTGCCGATATGGAATTATGGCTAATGGGATTGCTGAATCATTTAACTCTTGGATTGCAATTGAGAGTTTGATGCCAGTCTATTGTATGCTGGACCAGACAAGAATTAAACAAATGGAGATGGCCGGTAAGAGGAGGGAAGAGGCAGAACGTTGGACCACAGAACTAACTCCCAAAATGGAGGAAAGATTGAAGGTGCAAATGGAGAAATCTCGTCGTTTCAGTGTCCATTATTCTAGCCCTGGAGTTTATGAGGTTCGATCTGACTTTTCATATGTAGTCAACATCTTCGATCATTCATGTTCATGTGTGAAATGGCAGATCAATTGTTTTCCTTGTCCTCACGGCCTTGCTGCATTACAGGCTGCTTCCCTAAATGTATATGATTATATTGATAAGTACTTTCAGGTTGATATGTTCAAGAAGAGCTACAGTTTTCCTATCTGTCTGATAACCAATGTTGATATGTCTTCTTCAGAATCTGCTTCTGAATGTATATTACCTCCCCTTTCGAAGAGGCCCCccgggaggcctagggtgaagcggttcaagtcGGTTGGAGAGGCTGAAAAGAAGCTGATTCGTTGTGGTCGTTGTGGCAAAATGGGCACTCATAACAAGTTGAGCTGCACTGAACCTCTCGTTCAGCAGTAGTATATGTTTCTGTAAAGAGTCGTTGGGTTTTGAATttgtctactggggggcagtaattgTTTATATTCAGGCTCaaataatcatttttcttttcagatGTCAGATTCTTACagttgggatgattaaaatagATTTTACACAGCTGAATTTGGA harbors:
- the LOC133729891 gene encoding UDP-glycosyltransferase 87A1-like — encoded protein: MSREESSDMVDPTFSRHVAAMPFPGRGHINPMMNLCKLLSSKNPQLLITFVVTEEWLGFIGSDPKPDNIRFATIPNVIPAERLKAADFPAFYEAVMTKMEDPFDQLLDRLEPPVTTIIADVEVLWGVGVGIKRNIPVALFWTMSAKFLSMLHRFNFSDYGDQELDQIEELGEVFEANDPKVMKLALECIKMVPKAQYLLFTSVFELEPKIFNSLQAELAFPVYPIGPAIPYLELEYDSSSDNGLDYLKWLDSQPKGSVLYISLGSFLSVSSAQMDDIAAGLRDSGIRFIWVARGESSRLKESCGDMGLVVPWCEQLKVLSHSSVGGFWTHCGWNSTLEAVFGGVPMLTFPLFLDQVPNSRQIVEDWRIGKRVREVQGDESLLTRDKVAELVQRFMDLESGDGKEMRKKAKELGDLCHQAIAEGGSSDKNLDGLIRDITKAAAIKRTDVPI
- the LOC133730308 gene encoding uncharacterized protein LOC133730308; this encodes MADPLVARCLYSGKGYMIPLNQCMSYSELYEDIFRTFQFLPSDIIELQYSVPGCEVCFLHNDRDFQMLFCSARIHRLECVDISVLKIGGGCMRTCSVDSGSEVIDEDDYLGDAFRTEVHKTYLSDEWSSYIHHVGDKFHGAAELREKLRKYAIAVGFEFVLLRNDLDRIHAVCANVGTEGCDWHLRAFSSSANGCLYITELNNIHTCKGVVRTQKHKLLGSKVVKTCIAADVSYNLSLTPREIMSKFKSTYGFDISYKVALKAKHRAKEAIYGSDADTFSKLSWYKEAVLQSNPGSSFVLEVEPSTNRFQRLFVAYGGCVEGFQFCLPVLYVDGTFGKSIYKGQILSATGRNWNQGFYPLAICFCDSETDANWTFFFKHLKSLLEPQGRVITFISDRGVGLLSAFDKVFAGNPHLFCYKHLVANLAGKYRGKGNSKLIEDVKQKFFKVAYSSTEKEYRFNLRFLRAVGGADIIDPFLAELPVENWCRAFYTSCRYGIMANGIAESFNSWIAIESLMPVYCMLDQTRIKQMEMAGKRREEAERWTTELTPKMEERLKVQMEKSRRFSVHYSSPGVYEVRSDFSYVVNIFDHSCSCVKWQINCFPCPHGLAALQAASLNVYDYIDKYFQVDMFKKSYSFPICLITNVDMSSSESASECILPPLSKRPPGRPRVKRFKSVGEAEKKLIRCGRCGKMGTHNKLSCTEPLVQQ